In one Leptospira fletcheri genomic region, the following are encoded:
- a CDS encoding HAD-IA family hydrolase, producing MKISEGKARFLFLDVGDTLLTMKKPAGEIYFDVLKNFGLTNSRPPGSLEKAFHKAYSQLTKVPLLEHRDKFHVHDGGSEGWWRDLLGIFLKEIGSDLDPDPIFLSIFRKFDDPEVWKVDPGFPELLEFVREEDYGLGIISNWDHRLRDLLKSVGVLRHFDPIFVSAEFGFEKPSPLIFQAASESVGLPPQKLFYCGDKIELDIVPTRELGWTSFHKHEKGDVRDLSELVEKLKALKPA from the coding sequence ATGAAAATATCCGAAGGCAAGGCCCGATTCCTTTTTTTAGATGTCGGCGATACGCTTCTGACCATGAAAAAGCCGGCGGGAGAAATTTACTTCGACGTACTGAAAAATTTCGGACTCACGAACTCTCGTCCTCCCGGTTCCTTGGAAAAGGCTTTTCATAAGGCGTACTCTCAATTGACGAAAGTTCCTTTGCTCGAACACCGGGATAAGTTTCACGTTCACGATGGGGGAAGCGAAGGATGGTGGAGGGATCTCCTTGGAATTTTCCTAAAAGAGATCGGTTCCGATCTGGACCCGGATCCTATTTTTCTTTCCATCTTTCGTAAGTTCGACGATCCGGAAGTATGGAAGGTGGATCCAGGATTTCCCGAATTATTGGAATTCGTACGAGAAGAAGATTATGGGTTGGGGATTATTTCTAATTGGGACCATCGCCTGCGGGATCTACTGAAAAGCGTAGGAGTTCTCCGCCATTTTGATCCGATTTTCGTATCCGCAGAGTTCGGATTCGAAAAGCCTTCCCCTTTGATATTTCAAGCCGCTTCCGAATCCGTAGGACTTCCTCCCCAAAAATTATTTTACTGTGGGGATAAAATCGAGCTGGATATCGTACCCACGAGGGAGCTCGGCTGGACCTCTTTTCACAAGCACGAAAAAGGCGACGTACGCGACTTATCGGAACTCGTAGAGAAGCTGAAAGCTTTGAAGCCTGCCTGA
- a CDS encoding helix-turn-helix domain-containing protein, translated as MAKTIYTEEYRAFQKLLKKARKEAGFTQVEVAEALGEPQSYVSKIEAGDRRIDVIEFWALAKIYRKPLDFFFRFDDSERSRKKSLKAAAPKRR; from the coding sequence TTGGCTAAAACGATTTATACTGAAGAATACCGAGCTTTTCAAAAGCTACTAAAAAAGGCCCGAAAAGAGGCCGGCTTTACCCAAGTCGAGGTGGCGGAGGCCCTGGGAGAGCCGCAATCGTACGTTTCTAAAATCGAGGCCGGAGACCGTCGAATCGATGTGATCGAATTTTGGGCCTTGGCAAAGATTTACCGCAAGCCGTTAGATTTCTTTTTTCGCTTCGACGACTCGGAGCGTTCTCGTAAGAAATCCTTGAAAGCCGCGGCACCCAAAAGACGCTAA
- a CDS encoding helix-turn-helix domain-containing protein: MFCTLSKTIYSDEYRRIIDKVRQARLTAELTQEEVAQALEIKQSLVSKIESCQRRLDVLELLELSRFLGKPVEYFFYPSASGRVKSPLRKSLKAASPRKKKRG, encoded by the coding sequence ATGTTTTGTACTTTGAGTAAAACCATATATAGCGACGAATATCGCCGAATCATAGATAAAGTACGACAAGCCCGCCTAACCGCCGAATTGACCCAAGAGGAAGTGGCGCAGGCTCTCGAGATCAAACAGTCATTAGTGTCCAAAATAGAGTCCTGCCAGCGAAGGCTGGACGTGCTCGAGTTGCTTGAATTGAGTCGATTTTTGGGTAAGCCGGTGGAATATTTCTTTTATCCCTCCGCTTCCGGAAGGGTAAAATCCCCACTTCGAAAGAGCTTGAAGGCTGCGTCCCCTCGCAAGAAAAAAAGAGGTTAG
- a CDS encoding DUF6946 family protein, which translates to MFLKEIRHFYEWKDLLYSPEHFMQGLPAFELAREWQEANGIPAGLSRQLNRISELEDLKLLFGIPQFKIPMPVLTQRSQTDLLAFCKNHKGLWILTVEGKETLGPRIRDWLAESPARSQKLFRLLESLGIPEKEALHLRFQLIRRLYSLITFMDDFSTPQGIFLIQGFGGDKSLYDDFHQFLSALGIRPSKDPLPVSLQLGGKHVYFVFYDS; encoded by the coding sequence ATGTTCCTAAAGGAAATCCGTCATTTTTACGAATGGAAAGATTTGCTCTATAGCCCCGAGCATTTTATGCAAGGACTTCCAGCATTCGAATTGGCCAGAGAATGGCAAGAAGCGAACGGAATTCCAGCCGGACTGTCACGGCAATTGAATCGAATTTCAGAATTGGAAGATCTCAAACTTCTTTTCGGAATTCCGCAATTCAAAATCCCCATGCCCGTTTTAACCCAAAGGTCCCAAACGGATCTCCTAGCTTTTTGCAAAAATCACAAAGGACTTTGGATCCTAACAGTGGAAGGGAAAGAAACTCTGGGGCCCAGAATCCGAGATTGGCTTGCGGAATCCCCGGCAAGGTCCCAAAAACTCTTCCGACTCTTGGAATCTCTCGGGATTCCGGAAAAGGAAGCTTTGCACTTGCGATTCCAACTGATACGCCGCCTTTATTCCCTAATTACTTTCATGGACGATTTTTCCACACCTCAGGGAATTTTCCTCATCCAGGGCTTCGGAGGAGATAAGAGTTTATACGATGACTTTCATCAATTTTTGAGTGCTCTCGGAATACGGCCGAGCAAGGATCCCCTACCGGTATCACTGCAATTAGGAGGGAAACATGTGTACTTCGTTTTTTACGACTCTTAA
- a CDS encoding Lsa25.6 family adhesin — translation MHSFRYRNTGKIVFVEIDEHRSGQADTWQWVSTDPKRSDKSNILYREQITKPGNAVDTKSYYGPNNFRIVDLLDTNGDGVFETSIYYNWNAVPQALTGTVARIESNTDGKQGVNLWIYPPVRMEIDTDEDGKPDRFTENEEVVAEEYSKFIKEKGISAVRFRSLDPDKSWALHPSRIPEGKNRGVVSGSFSSFPK, via the coding sequence GTGCATTCCTTTCGGTACAGGAATACGGGGAAGATCGTCTTTGTAGAAATCGACGAACATAGATCCGGCCAAGCCGATACTTGGCAATGGGTCAGCACGGATCCGAAAAGATCGGACAAATCGAATATCCTTTATAGAGAGCAGATTACGAAGCCAGGAAATGCAGTAGATACCAAATCCTACTACGGACCGAACAATTTCCGGATCGTAGATTTGCTGGATACGAACGGGGACGGAGTCTTTGAAACCTCGATCTATTATAATTGGAATGCGGTTCCTCAAGCGCTAACGGGAACAGTCGCACGAATCGAATCGAATACGGATGGAAAGCAAGGAGTGAATCTTTGGATTTATCCTCCGGTTCGAATGGAGATCGATACGGACGAAGACGGAAAGCCGGACCGATTTACGGAAAATGAGGAGGTTGTCGCGGAGGAATATTCTAAATTCATAAAGGAGAAGGGAATATCTGCGGTTCGTTTCCGGAGTTTAGATCCCGATAAATCTTGGGCCTTGCATCCTTCCCGCATTCCGGAAGGAAAAAATAGGGGAGTCGTTTCCGGCTCGTTTTCCTCGTTTCCGAAATGA
- the secE gene encoding preprotein translocase subunit SecE, producing the protein MKLNAFIQECREELKKVQWPNRQEVVQSTFVVLGTVLFFSTFLFLSDMAFVRLLTGFWNL; encoded by the coding sequence GTGAAGTTAAACGCTTTTATACAAGAATGCCGCGAAGAACTGAAAAAAGTCCAGTGGCCCAATCGCCAAGAAGTGGTTCAATCCACCTTCGTGGTTTTGGGGACAGTTCTCTTCTTCTCCACGTTCCTTTTTCTTTCGGATATGGCCTTTGTTCGGCTTCTCACCGGATTTTGGAATCTGTAA
- the nusG gene encoding transcription termination/antitermination protein NusG, which produces MGELKWYALQTYSGHENKVQKNLEKLVTQRKLEDKIPQIRIPTMDVAEMKHGKKKVSKKKLMPGYVLIEMDMDDDLRFMIQSLPSVSTFVGSKDGGPEPLSVDEVKNLFAESGELKSEEPAAPRLLFKVGDSLKIIDGPFANFTGVVDEIFPDKGRLRVKVEIFGRSTPVELDYLQVKTEP; this is translated from the coding sequence ATGGGTGAATTGAAATGGTACGCGCTGCAGACCTATTCCGGTCACGAGAATAAGGTGCAGAAGAATTTGGAGAAACTGGTCACCCAGCGGAAACTGGAGGATAAGATCCCGCAAATTCGCATCCCTACCATGGATGTCGCCGAGATGAAACACGGCAAAAAGAAGGTTTCCAAGAAGAAACTGATGCCGGGTTACGTTTTAATCGAAATGGACATGGACGACGATTTGCGTTTCATGATCCAGAGCCTTCCGTCGGTTTCGACCTTTGTTGGTTCGAAAGACGGTGGCCCAGAGCCCCTTTCCGTCGACGAGGTCAAAAACCTGTTTGCGGAATCGGGAGAACTCAAATCCGAGGAGCCAGCCGCTCCGAGGTTGTTGTTCAAGGTTGGAGACAGTCTGAAGATCATCGACGGACCGTTTGCCAACTTTACCGGAGTCGTAGATGAGATCTTCCCCGACAAGGGAAGGCTCAGAGTGAAGGTGGAGATTTTCGGAAGATCCACCCCTGTGGAATTGGATTATCTGCAGGTCAAAACCGAACCCTGA
- the rplK gene encoding 50S ribosomal protein L11 yields MAAKKVVKQIKLQVEAGKANPAPPVGPALGQAGLNIMEFCKQFNERTKAQIGLKLPVVITVFSDRSFTFITKSPPAALLVKKAIGLETGSATPHTVKVGKITRKQLEEIAKTKMEDLNANDLDAAVQIIAGTCRSMGVSVEG; encoded by the coding sequence ATGGCAGCAAAGAAAGTCGTAAAGCAGATCAAGCTCCAAGTGGAAGCTGGTAAGGCCAACCCGGCGCCTCCCGTAGGCCCCGCCCTCGGTCAGGCCGGTTTGAATATCATGGAGTTCTGCAAGCAATTCAACGAAAGGACTAAGGCCCAGATCGGCCTCAAGCTTCCCGTAGTCATCACAGTGTTCTCCGATCGGAGTTTCACGTTCATTACCAAGTCTCCCCCGGCGGCTCTTCTGGTGAAGAAGGCGATCGGTTTAGAGACCGGTTCCGCTACCCCTCACACCGTAAAGGTGGGAAAGATCACTCGTAAACAGCTCGAAGAGATCGCAAAAACCAAAATGGAAGACCTCAACGCCAATGATTTGGACGCTGCGGTTCAGATCATCGCAGGTACTTGCCGTTCTATGGGCGTCTCGGTGGAAGGATAA
- the rplA gene encoding 50S ribosomal protein L1, whose amino-acid sequence MKRGKKYRAAKENIDSTKVYPVEKAVELAKASSYTKFDGTIEIATKVNYKSLQNIRGTISLPHGTGKLVRVLVFCKGDKQNEAKAAGAEFVGDADLIEKVAGGWTDFDACVATPDMMKDVGKLGPILGRKGLMPKPKAGTVTNDVAKAVGELKSGRIEYRPDKGGVVHLGVGKVSFDQTKLVENIRTVVQTLLRDKPSDAKGDYLKTFAVSPTMGAGIKVDVKELVNSAL is encoded by the coding sequence ATGAAGCGCGGAAAGAAATATCGTGCTGCGAAAGAAAACATCGACAGCACCAAAGTATATCCCGTCGAAAAAGCGGTGGAATTGGCAAAAGCCTCTTCCTACACTAAATTCGATGGAACGATAGAAATCGCAACGAAAGTCAATTATAAGTCTCTGCAGAATATCCGGGGAACGATTTCCCTTCCTCACGGAACCGGAAAACTGGTTCGTGTTTTGGTTTTTTGCAAAGGGGATAAGCAGAACGAAGCCAAGGCCGCAGGAGCGGAATTCGTGGGAGACGCCGATCTGATCGAAAAGGTCGCCGGCGGTTGGACGGATTTCGATGCTTGCGTCGCTACTCCTGACATGATGAAGGATGTAGGTAAGCTGGGGCCGATCTTGGGGCGCAAAGGTTTGATGCCGAAACCCAAAGCAGGCACCGTTACGAACGACGTTGCAAAGGCAGTGGGCGAACTCAAATCGGGAAGGATCGAATATCGTCCCGACAAAGGCGGAGTTGTCCATCTAGGAGTAGGCAAGGTCAGCTTTGACCAAACGAAACTCGTGGAAAATATTCGTACCGTAGTTCAAACCCTTCTCCGGGACAAACCCTCGGATGCCAAGGGCGATTACCTGAAAACCTTCGCAGTCTCGCCGACTATGGGCGCAGGGATTAAGGTCGACGTTAAGGAACTGGTCAACTCGGCCCTCTAA
- the rplJ gene encoding 50S ribosomal protein L10, with protein MPSQEKHEAVAQLKGKLEESSDFILASYSGLTVEEITGLRAKLRKEGSEMKVVKNNLFLLALKESEKHKDKNIAFGPEYQGPLAAIFSNENLPSVAKVLKEYAKANKNLILKAGYLDGSVLDANGVEAIAGLPSREQLLAQIAGGLNGPARSIASGVNQIIASLARAIQAVAEKNNQ; from the coding sequence ATGCCCAGCCAGGAAAAACACGAAGCAGTCGCCCAATTGAAGGGCAAACTTGAAGAGAGCAGCGACTTTATCCTCGCTAGCTACAGCGGTCTGACCGTAGAGGAAATCACCGGTCTCCGCGCGAAACTCCGGAAAGAAGGCTCGGAGATGAAGGTAGTCAAGAACAACCTTTTCCTCCTCGCACTCAAAGAATCGGAAAAGCATAAGGATAAGAACATCGCTTTTGGGCCCGAATACCAAGGACCCTTAGCGGCTATTTTTTCGAACGAGAACCTACCGTCCGTAGCGAAAGTCCTAAAGGAATACGCAAAGGCTAATAAGAACCTGATCCTAAAGGCAGGCTATTTGGACGGATCGGTATTGGATGCGAACGGAGTAGAGGCGATCGCAGGTCTGCCGAGCAGAGAACAACTCTTGGCTCAGATCGCAGGTGGTCTCAACGGTCCGGCACGGAGCATAGCTTCCGGAGTCAACCAGATCATCGCAAGCCTCGCACGCGCTATCCAAGCGGTTGCGGAAAAGAACAACCAGTAG
- the rplL gene encoding 50S ribosomal protein L7/L12 — protein sequence MSTTEALLEQIGKLTLVEAADLVKKMEEKFGISAAAPVAVAAVGGAAPAAGGAAEEPASFNVVLKGFGDKKIEVIKVVREITGLGLKEAKDLVEAGGKSVKEGVAKAEAEDIKKKLEAVGAQIELKAV from the coding sequence ATGTCTACCACTGAAGCGTTATTAGAGCAAATCGGCAAGCTGACCCTGGTCGAAGCAGCCGACCTAGTTAAAAAAATGGAGGAGAAGTTCGGAATTTCCGCAGCGGCTCCCGTAGCAGTTGCCGCAGTCGGCGGAGCAGCACCAGCTGCAGGCGGAGCGGCCGAAGAGCCCGCATCCTTTAACGTAGTACTGAAAGGCTTCGGAGACAAGAAAATCGAAGTTATTAAAGTAGTTCGTGAAATCACCGGTCTCGGCTTGAAAGAAGCGAAAGACCTGGTAGAAGCCGGCGGGAAATCGGTGAAAGAAGGCGTTGCAAAAGCCGAAGCCGAAGACATCAAAAAGAAATTAGAAGCGGTTGGCGCTCAAATCGAACTCAAGGCTGTCTAA
- the rpoB gene encoding DNA-directed RNA polymerase subunit beta, whose protein sequence is MYGQVERKRVNFGKITNLDYLSNLIQIQKKSFDWFLQSEVKDPTKRKSQGLEAVFRETFPIESPNNDMVMEYSHYVLGDPKKSPQECKDTDATFALPLKAVIRLIIKETGEIREQVVYMGDLPVMTEQGTFIINGAERVVVSQLHRSPGIFFSYDAERDTYSARVIPYRGSWLEFEMDNKGILVAKIDRKKKFPATLLVKSLGHGTNEEILRLFYKASKAKLAGGSSRELKRLIGRRVIADVINMETGEVMLEAGSKINEDNISILKEMKVKEVELVEFPREKDNPVLVNCLEKDGVNDYEDAVLKFHGIMRPGEPSTIENAETELNRLFFSPKTFDLGDVGRYKINSKFEFNNPKEFSHASERVLRPADIIETVRYLLNLISETENYYPDDIDHLGNRRIRSVGELIANQLKVGFTRVERVIKERMTVQEVGTQTPQLLISIKPITAVINEFFGSSQLSQFMDQTNPLAELTHKRRLNALGPGGLSRDRAGFEVRDVHYSHYGRMCPIETPEGPNIGLILSMSSYARVNDYGFLETPYRVVKNSKVSNNIEYLTADKEEYHFIAVSSSPVDEKGEFKNKLISTRHRSDYPFRNPNEIQYMDLAPMQVVSVSTALIPFLEHDDANRALMGSNMQRQAVPLLRQEAPYVGTGMETRAAYDSRICIISKHDGYVKYVDAEKVIIEQKGGKESDTYDLTKFKKTNQGTCFNQTPVVGVIHSEIDGKVSKVTKEKIEVTADNGSVREYNLTSGSKQYHPIISNGEEVRRGTTLAGQIVSGERMDELGNILQKGTVLADGPAVDNGTLALGRNVLVAFMPWEGYNFEDAILISEKVVKDDIFSSIHIEEFEIQARETKLGQEQITRDIPNLSDKAFRDLDESGVIRIGAEVKPGDILVGMVTPKGETDLTPEYKLLHSIFGEKAKEVRDSSLRMPNGFEGTVIDIKRFSREKGDELPAGVEEMVKVFVARKRKLLVGDKMAGRHGNKGVVARIMAEEDMPYMEDGTPMDIVLNPLGVPSRMNLGQIFETQLGLAASRLGINFETPVFDGATEADVEKYCKEANLPLSSKFKLYDGRTGLPFMNEVFCGYIYMLKLAHLVDDKIHARSTGPYSLVTQQPLGGKAQFGGQRLGEMEVWALEAYGASHTLQELLTIKSDDMLGRARIYEAIVKGIHSIKPGIPESFNVLVQELRGLALDIVITDSEGNTVDISDYEDEYSKSKKKIKFETIENA, encoded by the coding sequence ATGTATGGTCAAGTAGAGAGAAAACGGGTAAATTTCGGAAAGATAACCAATCTGGACTACCTTTCCAACTTGATTCAAATCCAAAAGAAGTCCTTCGATTGGTTCCTTCAATCCGAAGTCAAGGATCCTACCAAAAGGAAGAGCCAAGGCTTAGAAGCGGTTTTCCGCGAAACTTTCCCGATCGAAAGCCCGAACAACGATATGGTGATGGAATACAGTCACTACGTTTTGGGTGATCCAAAAAAATCCCCACAGGAATGCAAGGATACGGACGCGACTTTCGCACTTCCTTTGAAGGCGGTGATCCGCCTGATCATCAAGGAAACCGGAGAAATCCGCGAGCAGGTCGTGTACATGGGAGATCTTCCCGTGATGACCGAGCAGGGGACCTTTATCATTAACGGAGCGGAGCGGGTCGTGGTCAGCCAGTTGCACCGTTCTCCAGGTATTTTCTTTTCCTATGATGCGGAAAGAGACACGTATTCCGCTCGGGTGATTCCTTATCGCGGATCCTGGTTGGAATTCGAGATGGACAACAAGGGAATCCTGGTCGCGAAAATCGACAGGAAGAAAAAATTCCCAGCGACCCTACTCGTAAAATCTCTCGGTCACGGGACCAATGAAGAGATCCTTCGTCTTTTTTACAAAGCATCCAAGGCGAAACTGGCGGGAGGAAGTTCCCGGGAGTTGAAACGACTCATCGGTCGCCGCGTGATCGCGGACGTGATCAACATGGAGACCGGAGAGGTGATGCTCGAAGCCGGCTCCAAGATCAACGAGGACAATATCTCCATCCTGAAAGAGATGAAGGTAAAGGAAGTCGAACTGGTGGAATTCCCCAGGGAAAAAGACAATCCGGTTCTCGTAAATTGTCTGGAAAAAGACGGAGTCAACGATTACGAAGATGCCGTTCTGAAATTCCACGGTATCATGAGACCGGGAGAACCTTCCACGATCGAAAACGCGGAAACGGAACTGAACCGTCTCTTCTTCTCTCCGAAAACCTTCGATCTAGGGGATGTAGGTCGTTATAAAATCAACAGCAAGTTCGAGTTCAACAACCCGAAGGAATTCTCTCATGCGAGCGAAAGGGTTCTACGCCCCGCGGACATTATCGAGACCGTACGCTACCTTTTGAATCTGATCTCAGAAACCGAGAATTACTATCCGGACGATATCGACCACCTAGGAAACCGTAGGATTCGTTCGGTCGGTGAGCTGATCGCGAACCAGCTGAAAGTAGGCTTTACTCGTGTGGAACGCGTGATCAAAGAGCGTATGACGGTCCAAGAAGTCGGAACCCAAACTCCGCAACTTCTCATCTCCATCAAACCGATCACTGCGGTCATCAACGAGTTCTTCGGTTCCAGCCAACTGTCCCAATTCATGGATCAAACCAATCCTTTGGCGGAGCTCACGCACAAACGTCGTTTGAACGCTCTCGGGCCTGGAGGTCTTTCCAGAGATAGAGCAGGCTTCGAAGTTCGGGACGTCCACTACAGCCACTACGGCCGTATGTGTCCGATCGAAACTCCGGAAGGTCCGAACATCGGTTTGATCCTCTCCATGTCTTCTTATGCGAGAGTGAACGATTACGGGTTCCTGGAAACTCCTTACAGAGTGGTAAAAAACAGTAAGGTCTCCAATAACATCGAATACTTAACGGCAGATAAGGAAGAATATCATTTTATCGCGGTATCTTCTTCTCCTGTGGACGAGAAAGGAGAGTTTAAGAATAAACTGATTTCTACTCGTCACAGATCGGATTACCCTTTCCGGAATCCGAACGAGATCCAGTACATGGATCTGGCTCCTATGCAGGTGGTTTCCGTTTCGACCGCTCTGATTCCGTTTTTGGAACACGACGACGCCAACCGAGCTCTCATGGGTTCCAACATGCAACGTCAGGCGGTTCCTCTCTTACGCCAGGAAGCTCCGTATGTAGGGACGGGTATGGAAACCCGCGCGGCTTACGATTCGCGGATCTGTATCATCTCGAAACATGACGGATACGTAAAATACGTGGACGCGGAAAAGGTCATAATCGAGCAGAAGGGCGGAAAGGAATCCGATACCTACGATCTTACGAAATTCAAAAAGACCAACCAGGGAACCTGTTTTAACCAGACTCCGGTGGTCGGAGTCATCCATTCCGAGATCGACGGAAAAGTGTCCAAGGTTACGAAGGAAAAAATCGAAGTCACCGCGGATAACGGAAGCGTCCGGGAATACAACCTGACTTCCGGTTCCAAGCAGTACCATCCGATCATTTCCAACGGGGAAGAGGTTCGTAGGGGAACGACGCTCGCCGGACAGATCGTGTCCGGGGAGAGAATGGACGAGCTCGGTAATATCCTGCAAAAAGGAACCGTGCTCGCCGACGGACCCGCCGTGGACAACGGTACCCTGGCTCTCGGAAGGAACGTTCTGGTAGCGTTCATGCCTTGGGAAGGATACAACTTCGAGGACGCCATTCTCATTTCCGAAAAGGTAGTGAAGGACGACATTTTCTCCTCCATTCATATCGAGGAATTCGAGATCCAAGCTCGGGAAACCAAGCTGGGCCAAGAACAGATCACCCGTGATATTCCCAATCTTTCCGATAAGGCCTTCCGAGATCTAGACGAATCCGGAGTGATTCGGATCGGGGCGGAAGTGAAACCGGGAGACATTCTCGTCGGGATGGTGACTCCGAAAGGGGAAACCGATCTGACGCCGGAATACAAACTTCTGCATTCCATCTTCGGGGAAAAGGCGAAAGAGGTAAGGGATTCTTCCCTCCGTATGCCGAACGGCTTCGAAGGAACCGTCATCGATATTAAGCGCTTCTCCCGCGAGAAGGGCGACGAACTTCCCGCAGGTGTGGAAGAGATGGTCAAGGTCTTCGTTGCGCGCAAGCGTAAACTTCTGGTCGGAGATAAGATGGCCGGTCGTCACGGAAACAAGGGTGTCGTCGCGAGGATCATGGCCGAAGAGGACATGCCTTATATGGAAGACGGCACTCCGATGGATATCGTACTGAATCCTTTGGGAGTTCCTTCCCGGATGAACCTCGGCCAGATTTTCGAAACCCAATTGGGTCTTGCTGCGAGCCGACTCGGAATCAATTTCGAGACCCCGGTCTTTGACGGAGCCACGGAGGCGGACGTAGAGAAATACTGCAAGGAAGCAAACCTTCCTCTCAGTTCCAAATTCAAATTGTACGACGGACGTACCGGTCTCCCGTTCATGAACGAAGTGTTCTGCGGATACATCTACATGTTGAAGCTGGCTCACTTGGTGGACGATAAGATCCACGCTCGTTCCACAGGACCGTACTCTCTCGTAACTCAGCAGCCTCTGGGCGGTAAGGCTCAGTTCGGTGGGCAACGTTTGGGAGAGATGGAAGTTTGGGCGCTGGAGGCATACGGAGCTTCCCACACTCTGCAGGAGCTCCTCACCATCAAGTCCGACGACATGTTGGGAAGGGCGAGAATTTATGAGGCGATCGTAAAAGGAATCCATTCCATCAAACCTGGAATTCCGGAATCCTTCAACGTATTAGTACAGGAACTCAGGGGACTTGCCCTGGATATCGTCATCACCGACTCCGAAGGGAATACGGTGGATATCTCGGATTACGAGGACGAATATTCCAAGAGCAAGAAGAAGATTAAATTCGAGACGATCGAGAACGCTTAA